A single genomic interval of Ovis aries strain OAR_USU_Benz2616 breed Rambouillet chromosome 9, ARS-UI_Ramb_v3.0, whole genome shotgun sequence harbors:
- the ZNF706 gene encoding zinc finger protein 706: MARGQQKIQSQQKNAKKQAGQKKKQGHDQKAAAKAALIYTCTVCRTQMPDPKTFKQHFESKHPKTPLPPELADVQA, from the exons ATGGCTCGTGGACAGCAGAAGATTCAGTCTCAGCAgaaaaatgccaaaaagcaagctggacaaaagaagaaacaaggaCATGACCAGAAGGCTGCTGCCAAAGCTGCCTTAATATATACCTGCACTGTCTGTAGG acacAAATGCCAGACCCTAAGACCTTCAAGCAGCACTTTGAGAGCAAGCATCCTAAGACTCCACTTCCTCCAGAATTAGCTGATGTTCAGGCATAA